AATGCGATTCGACGATATCATCAAGTACCTTTAGAAAAGGTTAGGCAAGGGGTTGCATAACTTCAAAAATCTTATGGAATGGAGCATCCGCTAGCTTATAAAAAGCTGTATACCGATGGGATAGATTTATTTATTGAACATTTAGGAAATTTGGTTAATGCTTCCAGAAATGGACAGTTAGCAATACCAGAAATTGTGCAAATATATTTAAAACGAATTGAGTGGGATGAAACGGATTTACCAGCAAAGCTTTATCCGTTTACTCGTACAAAAGAAAGTGAGTTACTACTAGTTGATTCTATTCAAATTCTCGACTACTCTCCAAACATCATCGATCTAACTCCAAAAATTAAAGAGAAATTGGTTGCGGTCAGAAGAGAACATCGAAATAGTGTTTACGAACGACTGGAGGGTTGGTGGTTTGGAAAAGTCGTGCAGCATCTTCGTGATAATTCTGTTAATTTCATCTCAGGTTTTGAAGTACGCGATAAAATTTGTGAAATTAATGACCAATTTAAACCGGATGCTTTGCCGATTGACTTTTTTGATTTAGAAATTCCCGAACAATTTGCAATGTCACAAGACAAGAGACGTTTTGTAGCTCAGTTGAAGGAAATCGCTGTTAATAACAAGCGAATTGAAAAAGCTATATTAGATTACTACAAAGCATTCGAGCAGGGTTCTAGGTGGGCGCGTGAAGAACTCCTGTTTGGAGGCGAAATCGAAAAATACGAGAAAAGATTAATAGATGAGTGGGAGCGTTATATGCTTGCGCTCCAAGATGAGATGCCAGATAGTAGTGAAAATGAGCTTGAGCATCAAAAATTTGGTAGAGAAGTATTTAAGTGGATGGAGCAAAAGGCTGACATTCGTATTCGGTCTCAAGTTACAGAACCATACGTAATGCGTGGGAGCTACCACATACTCGCCGATCAAAATCCACCTCGCGTACACTGGCATCCCAAATTTTTAGAGAGGCTAACCCAGTTATTAGCAACTACGTAGGAGACAAGTTTGTGCGGTCTTGGCAGGAGCGTCCAGTTGAATATGCTAACCTTCTAAATCCAGCTTTTTGTTCTATTCTGCTTCAAAATGCTGTTAAGGGTTATCAGAAAGAAAAGAAGCAGGGTATGCCATATCCTCTTCTTTTTTTCGTTTTACCACTTGTTCTTCATAGCTCAACGAGAAACGCTTTACCAAGAACAACAATAACTAAGTTACATATTTGGCTTCAAAAACAACCTGAAGTGCGTGTTGGATTTGGCGATCGCAAGGAATCATTTTACTTGGTGCTCAACAACAAGCCTCAAAAGTTTCTGAAAAAGTAATCGAGAACGCAAGTATCCGCGTAATTGGTCGTAGCGGAAGTCTCGAACTTTCCCAATCTATCTGGCGTTTTTTGAGTAAAAGCAACCAACGCAAAGCTGCTGAATTAACTGTCAGCGAAAAAATGGTAATTCAGGAGAATGAACCAATGCACATCCGAGTACCGC
This genomic interval from Scytonema hofmannii PCC 7110 contains the following:
- a CDS encoding ABC-three component system protein, with amino-acid sequence MEHPLAYKKLYTDGIDLFIEHLGNLVNASRNGQLAIPEIVQIYLKRIEWDETDLPAKLYPFTRTKESELLLVDSIQILDYSPNIIDLTPKIKEKLVAVRREHRNSVYERLEGWWFGKVVQHLRDNSVNFISGFEVRDKICEINDQFKPDALPIDFFDLEIPEQFAMSQDKRRFVAQLKEIAVNNKRIEKAILDYYKAFEQGSRWAREELLFGGEIEKYEKRLIDEWERYMLALQDEMPDSSENELEHQKFGREVFKWMEQKADIRIRSQVTEPYVMRGSYHILADQNPPRVHWHPKFLERLTQLLATT
- a CDS encoding three component ABC system middle component; the encoded protein is MRSWQERPVEYANLLNPAFCSILLQNAVKGYQKEKKQGMPYPLLFFVLPLVLHSSTRNALPRTTITKLHIWLQKQPEVRVGFGDRKESFYLVLNNKPQKFLKK